From the Pomacea canaliculata isolate SZHN2017 linkage group LG14, ASM307304v1, whole genome shotgun sequence genome, one window contains:
- the LOC112554805 gene encoding titin-like isoform X1: MAAAGESTCHSDPNFAVICSFLDKYGELLGLPEISYVDLQEYLEDTKAVSRALIDIHVRLLKRIGKTNVNHERFERSVTKFCFYFSERDGWEVERFGYRHAQLSTKLRILKNLLECQFDYNVKFKEKVNELCPEEMRFLPAGRDKDGMTYWYLLDKDLNVFVYREEPDDENAESWKLVCSDRHQLAQLVDRLKNNTQKALKEEGKDDRCSIFTDESKSTSKEGSPAAEEKLADIKPLKIKLGDVSVQAFSGTCEVPTVSDVKLENNRDTEKNSENVRKETPRSNKAGSENDTVKSEVKVKQERLEAYPISETTVVGKSAIKITDGQSCYKDSKVKEQIKKRKKNKDQEAHSAGSSKTIKKVEKEQPQEKPPAVHENAASNETKGSDVYDREKKNVSLGESTEASKELAVNGEEKLNDKTAENRAFNNLEDSDKRDKKCCVLSSNSAENNIEQIGPLDLSDCEARNRTLLPVTEGKDGKDNFKEMTCGYQGEKEEEKMLLSHVDGERVCEIHEEVQAITEVPVEKEVDSRVISTDVIDFAERAKDMDCLIKVTDSSEVKEKEKCVQQDCSNDRTLSLTEFQNQTSCVQEENSAAVKVSPPPIALSVLPQNIKKEDEEQSVSEESQKGEGKENVLEKIEENDEVQKLDTCESTFAQEQAYARDSKHQDQEKLLKTLVTSETVCKGDVSVEAVSTKSSKAGLQTILEKLTESKQMDNNELHETKSMDTAAALDHKAEPSVQATDLDSKKEGKVTVESCENLDKSEVVKLEKSKHDNSGARQDSKDYTRGETSEGVILTQADTTEKESGLAISHPTEHVDEPCQKFSSVTGAKLEEKCHLVSDELANSGTKAKNASEKEPEMQADADSSAKISTEKSIESLEQFDLDKSLEKAASSGKPDLKIPQNMREEQESTGDFVNIEQVNHEKYICFEDSEKALQIKGGNQLEATCVSEQTESECQKLPEHQEGKSSEMQISPEAAVVAVAECISQRSDANDSSEVVVPKVEEKESVESTKQSVEQAAEKQVMSESVREQGEMSRSEVRLNQSDGKNSESVLGRTAVEKSASEIMSKSEDSAVLDEKKCFGKDEEVDYLESARVVPSDAENEKLQWTEEKAMDLSCKAAWVNIDGLENHGSGKSTLEIDERTEAGNKAGDESVNMSKEETSFTGEQVTENKVEAKKQDNIVNVDLASIETANTDDYRVASSKVSGESQIVKAELTSTDELNKTISVVSSSEAATQNEVYKTEKIAKHASDKVEEGQSGEIDGSKSKVNGGRNLQETESKPQKTCEIKGRKVKRARKKQGDKGNEKVVSDKDSDTLNAKVEGEQNHVDNNQVMNDAESVKSKKKSRRPGKQAKKVAEKNDIENNIQAGGSETKENSKLLEKDEKVEGEQEDGVSVVISKITEDARNKGMVNGHHEATEEVFEDNKDKPPCTPALKGRSVKRGRGGKKGGAKVRKRSAPEAASDDTNSEPAEKQAKRGGIRRGKAAARGRSNRKTTKASESSSDSDVPLSRVRGSKGRETSKTAKSSKKKKTALALEDGFSSSSDDSPLSRACKKKKIVGEDSSDFEPEEPVAPKKKDRKTLKKKTPGAAHKEMESAEETISTRRSLRLQNIKKKEPEPEPELSSEDQSVEDESSEMCLSTEEDSGDEDFSPQGRNRLRQAALKSKKKEEEVPVDDTPCLICEKCTHPDMMLLCDSCDNGYHMACLRPPLMVVPEGDWFCPPCEHNKLIERLSEYLHVLETSSRKKERLVRRRERLAFVGISLDNILKEEKKPVKQEYISEEEEEEEEKYSYQPSRKVSHNPGNKHKRYKVHSRDESPLPEEVYAKRSCRTRSNVSYQFKEFDELINQAIEEDIKLPKPPRPPKPPGISRGKDMSNILGMDSDEEKEMLRKQKEEQLAAELVDGRPPPIIKKKPRRRLTTLDSDDNQEEEDESEEFKLSESDEDSEASAEPSLEEEDLSDESGDWKPQRTWYNKATRKSSRNRNRQSQWSRYDDDFVVDDEYDSDERANKRRSTRNSSKRRIRYKDWESETEESMETDDTEASLSSVDSEDSVVKRKRNNKKPRKKFCSDSESSGSEYMVRISQKKKRRVESSESEEDNKSRKPTKSGTADSVKASKVPPPVAVTSQKSKCGPRKPQFSDDDSETEIEKDEEEEEVVPRKRKNVLRDSSSEEEKGVCADNGDNEETEIEEDEGKTVESFAKKESLEPKEEQTAVDQEKPTEKKEQISEESVTADKLESFDKRLPVVKLIKVVTGMQTTHVAEKTEPEAKPEKTSAEESEQQVQDSEKVSKKVSKSKSKSKGKGTVKTKKSEVQVLEEGREEDGQSKSAVVEAPSAEKPEAGTGTDAGGPLSSQASQTASTTKGAMPNFLNVDEVKESPQAALVHPSPLPCLPERMPAPGEVGFRYPGGGDFRHPMEGGFQSPPYDPRFQTPEGQELRSRGFQGPFCHGPYPLLGEQFRGSVPENFQPPGSSDYFHPQGMNSFGPHGQPGQVPRPEGFKQIPQRQERFPACGPEGFRPSHPEGFHPGGPYPPFHGSPQHFYPSASQPFQGHPPTGYGMYPHRFPPGLVQGPFGPGPHPNTNNFHPMGTALSQVPGVPPAGRGGFMIDNLLRSSSSGHSFTEEIPPPPPAQAHMTPPQMTPPHVTPPQQALQQPQPPSQQQQPPPPPPPPPPPPPPPPSRPLTSPRSPGHDDDDDMGDVSDIVSYVMNDEFFKQQTSS; encoded by the exons ATGGCGGCTGCTGGGGAAAGTACTTGCCACAGCGATCCGAACTTTGCAGTCATATGCTCTTTTTTAGATAAATATGGTGAATTATTAGGATTGCCTGAAATATCTTACGTCGATTTGCAGGAGTATCTCGAGGACACAAAAGCAG TATCGAGGGCACTTATTGACATTCATGTCCGTCTTTTGAAGAGGATtggaaaaacaaatgtcaatCATGAAAGGTTTGAGAGAAGTGTTACAAAG TTTTGCTTTTACTTCTCTGAACGAGATGGCTGGGAAGTGGAACGTTTTGGATACAGACATGCACAGTTATCTACCAAACTTCGTATTCTTAAG aaCCTACTGGAATGCCAGTTTGACTATAATGTCAAATTTAAGGAAAAAGTCAATGAACTTTGTCCAGAGGAAATGCGTTTTCTTCCAGCAGGTCGTGACAAGGATGGGATGACATACTGGTACTTACTG GACAAAGAtctgaatgtgtttgtgtacagagAAGAACCTGATGATGAAAATGCAGAATCTTGGAAGCTAGTTTGCAG TGACCGACATCAGCTGGCACAGTTGGTCGATCGTctgaaaaacaacacacaaaaggCTTTAAAAGAGGAAGGGAAAGATGACAGGTGCAGCATCTTCACAg ATGAGTCAAAGTCTACTAGCAAAGAAGGTAGCCCAGCTGCAGAAGAAAAACTCGCAGACATCAAACCATTAAAAATCAAACTAGGGGATGTCAGTGTGCAGGCATTCTCTGGAACTTGTGAGGTGCCAACAGTTAGTGATGTCAAATTGGAAAATAATCGAGATACAGAGAAGAACAGTGAGAATGTGAGAAAAGAAACTCCTAGAAGTAATAAAGCAGGCAGTGAAAATGACACCGTGAAAAGTGAGGTAAAAGTGAAACAGGAACGATTAGAGGCTTATCCCATTTCAGAGACTACTGTTGTTGGCAAAAGTGCTATTAAAATAACCGATGGTCAGAGTTGCTACAAAGACTCGAAAGTgaaagaacagataaaaaaaaggaagaaaaacaaagaccaAGAAGCACATTCAGCTGGTTCAAGCAAAACTATCAAGAAAGTTGAAAAGGAGCAACCACAAGAAAAGCCACCAGCAGTCCATGAGAATGCAGCAAGTAACGAGACAAAAGGGTCAGATGTTtatgacagagaaaagaaaaatgtcagcttAGGAGAGAGCACTGAAGCAAGTAAAGAGTTAGCTGTGAATGGGGaggaaaaattaaatgataaaacTGCAGAAAACAGGGCTTTTAATAATTTGGAGGATTCagataaaagagacaaaaagtgTTGTGTGTTAAGCTCTAATTCAGCTGAGAATAACATTGAACAAATTGGTCCTCTTGATCTTTCAGACTGTGAAGCAAGAAATAGAACCCTGTTGCCAGTGACTGAAGGTAAGGATgggaaagataattttaaagagATGACATGTGGTTATCAGggtgagaaagaagaagagaaaatgttgCTTTCTCATGTTGATGGGGAACGTGTGTGTGAAATCCACGAGGAGGTTCAAGCAATAACAGAAGTGCCAGTTGAAAAGGAAGTAGATTCCAGAGTAATCTCAACAGATGTAATAGACTTCGCCGAAAGGGCAAAAGACATGGATTGTTTGATCAAAGTCACAGATTCAAgcgaagtaaaagaaaaagaaaaatgtgtgcagCAAGACTGCAGCAATGACAGAACGCTCTCTCTTACTGAATTTCAAAATCAGACATCTTGTGTACAGGAAGAGAACTCTGCTGCAGTGAAGGTGTCTCCACCACCAATTGCACTGTCTGTTCTTCCACAGAATATTaagaaagaagacgaagaacAATCAGTATCAGAAGAATCTCAAAAGGGTGAgggcaaagaaaatgttttagaaaaaatagaagagaaTGATGAAGTACAAAAGTTAGATACATGTGAATCTACTTTTGCCCAAGAGCAAGCATATGCTAGAGATAGCAAGCATCAGGAtcaagaaaaactgttaaagacATTGGTGACATCAGAAACAGTTTGTAAGGGGGATGTTTCAGTAGAAGCTGTGTCCACAAAATCATCAAAAGCAGGACTACAAACCATACTTGAAAAATTGACCGAGTCGAAGCAGATGGACAACAATGAGCTGCATGAAACCAAAAGTATGGATACTGCTGCAGCACTAGATCATAAGGCTGAGCCTAGTGTTCAAGCCACAGATTTAGATtcaaaaaaggaaggaaaagtaACAGTTGAGAGTTGTGAAAACTTAGATAAGTCTGAAGTGGTGAAGTTGGAAAAATCAAAGCATGATAACAGCGGTGCCAGGCAAGATAGCAAGGATTATACGAGGGGGGAAACTTCAGAAGGTGTCATTTTAACACAAGCAGACACTACAGAGAAAGAATCAGGATTGGCTATAAGTCACCCTACAGAACATGTGGATGAACCTTGCCAAAAGTTTAGTTCAGTGACAGGAGCCAAGCTGGAAGAGAAATGTCATTTGGTTTCAGATGAGTTGGCTAATTCTGGAACAAAAGCAAAGAATGCTTCTGAAAAAGAGCCAGAGATGCAGGCAGATGCAGACTCTTCTGCCAAAATTAGTACAGAAAAATCCATAGAGTCTCTTGAGCAGTTTGATCTTGATAAATCTTTAGAAAAAGCAGCCAGTAGTGGGAAACCTGATCTCAAAATACCACAAAATATGAGAGAAGAACAAGAATCGACTGGTGATTTTGTAAACATAGAACAGGTtaatcatgaaaaatatatttgttttgaagattCTGAAAAGGCACTGCAAATCAAAGGAGGTAATCAGCTTGAAGCTACTTGTGTATCTGAACAAACAGAGAGTGAGTGCCAAAAACTCCCTGAGCATCAAGAAGGTAAAAGCAGTGAAATGCAAATCTCCCCAGAAGCAGCAGTAGTGGCAGTGGCAGAATGCATTTCTCAAAGATCTGATGCAAATGACTCCAGCGAGGTTGTGGTCCcaaaagttgaagaaaaggaGTCTGTGGAAAGTACAAAGCAAAGTGTGGAGCAAGCTGCTGAAAAGCAGGTGATGTCTGAAAGTGTGAGGGAACAAGGTGAAATGAGTCGTTCAGAGGTCAGGCTCAACCAGAGTGATGGGAAAAACAGTGAGTCAGTTCTTGGCAGAACTGCTGTAGAAAAATCAGCATCTGAAATTATGTCTAAAAGTGAGGACAGTGCTGTATTagatgaaaaaaagtgttttggcAAAGACGAAGAGGTTGATTATTTGGAGAGTGCCAGAGTGGTACCAAGTGATGCTGAAAATGAAAAGCTGCAATGGACTGAAGAGAAAGCAATGGATTTGAGCTGCAAGGCAGCATGGGTAAATATTGATGGATTAGAGAATCACGGCTCTGGAAAATCAACTTTAGAGATCGATGAGAGAACGGAGGCAGGTAACAAAGCTGGAGATGAAAGTGTCAATATGAGTAAAGAAGAAACGTCTTTTACGGGCGAACAAGTGACAGAAAATAAGGTTGAGgcaaaaaaacaagacaacatTGTTAATGTAGATTTGGCTAGCATAGAAACAGCAAACACAGACGACTACAGAGTTGCTAGCAGCAAAGTTTCAGGGGAAAGTCAAATTGTCAAAGCAGAATTAACTAGTACAGATGAGCTCAACAAAACTATCAGTGTGGTGTCAAGCAGTGAAGCAGCAACACAAAATGAGGTTTACAAGACGgaaaaaattgcaaaacatgCATCGGACAAAGTTGAAGAAGGACAAAGTGGGGAAATAGATGGTTCCAAAAGCAAGGTCAATGGTGGAAGAAATTTGCAGGAGACTGAAAGCAAGCCTCAGAAGACATGTGAGATTAAAGGGAGAAAAGttaaaagagcaagaaaaaaacaaggagacaaaggaaatgaaaaagttgTCTCCGATAAAGATAGCGATACTCTGAATGCAAAAGTGGAAGGTGAACAGAATCATGTGGATAACAATCAAGTAATGAATGATGCAGAATCAGTCAAATCTAAAAAGAAGTCAAGAAGACCGGGAAAGCAAGCAAAAAAGgttgctgaaaaaaatgatatagaAAATAACATCCAAGCTGGAGGCAgtgaaacaaaggaaaacagtAAACTGTTAGAAAAAGATGAGAAGGTCGAAGGTGAGCAAGAAGATGGAGTGAGTGTGGTTATTTCTAAGATAACAGAAGATGCCAGGAACAAAGGAATGGTGAATGGACATCATGAAGCAACAGAAGAAGTGTTTGAAGATAACAAAGACAAACCACCATGCACACCTGCCCTAAAAGGCAGAAGTGTCAAGAGAGGTCGGGGAGGCAAAAAAGGTGGGGCCAAGGTGAGGAAGCGGAGTGCCCCTGAAGCTGCAAGCGATGACACCAACTCAGAACCTGCAGAAAAGCAAGCCAAGCGTGGAGGAATCAGGAGAGGAAAGGCTGCGGCCCGGGGCAGGTCCAATCGAAAAACGACCAAAGCAAGTGAGAGCAGCAGTGACAGTGATGTTCCACTTAGCCGTGTCAGGGGTAGCAAAGGTCGAGAGACCAGCAAAACTGCCAAGAGCtctaagaagaagaagactgcaTTAGCTCTAGAAGATGGATTTTCATCTAGTTCAGATGATTCTCCACTTAGCAGAGCTTGCAAG AAAAAGAAGATTGTTGGGGAAGATAGCAGTGATTTTGAACCAGAGGAACCAGTTGctccaaaaaagaaagatcgaaagacattaaagaaaaagacaccaGGAGCAGCCCACAAAGAGATGGAATCAGCTGAAGAGACCATTAGTACTCGTCGTAGTCTGAGgttgcaaaatattaaaaagaaagagcCAGAACCAGAGCCTGAATTGAGCAGTGAAGATCAGAGTGTAGAGGATGAGTCATCTGAAATGTGCCTTTCTACTGAAGAAGACTCTGGAGATGAAGACTTCTCACCTCAAGGCCGTAATCGTCTTCGGCAAGCAGCATTAAAGAGCAAAA aaaaagaggaagaggtgCCTGTAGACGACACTCCCTGTCTTATCTGTGAGAAATGCACACATCCAGATATG ATGCTGCTATGTGACAGCTGTGATAATGGCTATCATATGGCCTGCTTACGTCCGCCACTAATGGTCGTTCCAGAAGGAGACTGGTTCTGCCCACCATGTGAACAT AATAAGCTGATAGAAAGGCTGTCAGAGTATCTCCATGTATTGGAGACATCAagcaggaagaaagagagattagTTCGCAg aagagagAGACTTGCTTTTGTGGGAATAAGTTTGGATAACATTCTGAAAGAG GAGAAGAAACCAGTCAAGCAAGAATACAtatcagaagaagaagaggaggaggaggaaaagtaTTCCTATCAGCCATCCAGGAAAGTGTCACATAATCCAGGAAACAAGCACAAGAGATACAAAGTTCACAGTCGTGATGAGAGCCCACTACCAGAGGAAGTCTATGCTAAAAGATCTTGTCGAACTCGCAGCAATGTCAGTTACCAGTTCAAGGAGTTTGATGAGCTCATCAACCAAGCCATAGAGGAAGATATCAAGCTGCCTAAGCCTCCAAGGCCTCCCAAGCCCCCAG GAATCAGCAGAGGTAAAGACATGTCCAACATTCTAGGGATGGACAGTGATGAGGAGAAAGAGATGCTGAGGAAACAAAAGGAGGAACAACTGGCTGCTGAGTTAGTGGATGGGCGACCTCCCCCAATCATTAAGAAAAAGCCCAGACGGCGATTAACTACTCTGGACAGTGATGACAATCAAGAAGAGGAGGATGAGAGTGAGGAGTTCAAGTTGTCAGA GAGCGATGAGGACTCTGAGGCCTCTGCAGAACCTTCACTAGAAGAGGAAGACTTGAGTGATGAATCAGGGGACTGGAAGCCACAGCGAACTTGGTACAACAAGGCTACACGCAAGAGCTCTCGCAATAGGAACAGACAAAGCCAGTGGTCTCGTTACGATGATGATTTTG tggTGGATGATGAATACGACAGTGATGAAAGAGCCAACAAGCGTCGCTCAACACGGAATTCTTCAAAGCGAAGGATTCGCTACAAAGACTGGGAAtcagaaacagaagaaagcatGGAAACTGATGACACAGAAGCTAGCCTTTCGTCAGTGGATTCAGAGGATTCAGTtgtaaaaaggaaaaggaacaACAAGAAACCTAGGAAGAAGTTTTGTTCTGACAGTGAAAGCTCTGGCTCAGAGTACATGGTTAGAATtagtcagaaaaagaaaaggcgTGTCGAGTCTTCTGAATCGGAGGAAGATAATAAGTCTAGAAAACCCACAAAATCAGGGACAGCAGACTCTGTGAAGGCTTCTAAAGTACCCCCACCAGTTGCTGTTACAAGCCAGAAATCTAAGTGTGGCCCAAGAAAACCGCAATTTTCTGATGATGACAGTGAGACTGAAATTGAGaaggatgaggaggaagaggaagttGTTCCCCGAAAGAGGAAAAATGTTCTTAGGGATTCATCTTCTGAGGAAGAAAAAGGTGTGTGTGCTGATAATGGTGACAATGAAGAGACAGAAATAGAAGAGGATGAAGGAAAGACAGTGGAGTCATTTGCGAAGAAAGAGAGCCTAGAGCCTAAAGAGGAACAAACTGCAGTAGACCAAGAGAAGCCAACAGAGAAGAAGGAACAAATTTCAGAGGAGAGTGTTACTGCAGACAAACTGGAGTCATTTGATAAAAGGCTGCCTGTGGTGAAGCTGATAAAGGTTGTGACTGGGATGCAAACAACACATGTTGCAGAGAAAACTGAGCCAGAAGCCAAACCAGAAAAGACTTCTGCAGAGGAGAGTGAGCAGCAAGTACAGGACAGTGAAAAAGTTAGTAAAAAGGTCAGCAAGAGCAAAAGCAAATCCAAAGGAAAGGGAACAGTTAAAACTAAAAAGTCGGAAGTGCAGGTGTTAGAGGAAGGTAGAGAAGAGGATGGACAGAGCAAATCAGCTGTTGTTGAGGCGCCTTCAGCAGAGAAGCCTGAAGCTGGAACTGGCACAGATGCTGGTGGACCACTTTCATCACAAGCCTCACAAACAGCCTCCACAACCAAAGGTGCAATGCCTAATTTTCTGAACGTTGACGAGGTCAAGGAAAGCCCACAGGCTGCCCTGGTTCATCCCTCACCTCTTCCCTGTTTACCCGAAAGAATGCCAGCTCCAGGAGAGGTTGGCTTCAGGTATCCAGGTGGTGGTGATTTCAGACATCCTATGGAAGGAGGTTTCCAGTCTCCTCCATATGATCCCAGATTCCAGACACCTGAAGGGCAGGAGTTACGGTCACGAGGGTTCCAAGGACCCTTTTGTCATGGGCCATACCCTCTTCTGGGAGAACAGTTCCGAGGGTCTGTGCCAGAAAATTTCCAGCCCCCAGGATCCAGTGATTATTTCCACCCACAGGGTATGAATTCATTTGGTCCTCATGGCCAGCCAGGTCAAGTGCCACGGCCTGAAGGATTTAAACAAATACCACAAAGACAAGAAAGGTTTCCAGCTTGTGGACCTGAGGGTTTCCGTCCGTCTCATCCTGAAGGCTTCCACCCTGGAGGCCCATATCCTCCATTCCATGGATCCCCACAACATTTCTATCCTTCTGCCAGCCAGCCTTTCCAAGGCCATCCACCCACAGGGTATGGAATGTACCCTCATCGTTTTCCTCCAGGCCTGGTTCAGGGTCCATTTGGACCTGGGCCACATCCAAATACAAACAACTTTCACCCCATGGGAACAGCGCTGTCTCAAGTGCCTGGGGTTCCCCCTGCAGGTCGCGGTGGTTTTATGATAGACAACCTTCTACGTAGCAGTAGCAGTGGCCATTCGTTCACTGAGGAGATTCCCCCACCTCCCCCTGCACAGGCCCATATGACCCCACCCCAGATGACACCCCCTCATGTGACTCCTCCCCAACAAGCTCTACAGCAGCCGCAGCCACcatcacagcagcagcagccgcctccaccaccaccgccgccgccgccaccgccGCCACCGCCGCCATCACGACCATTAACTTCTCCCAGGTCCCCTGgccacgatgatgatgatgatatgggAGATGTTTCTGACATTGTGAGTTATGTTATGAATGATGAG TTCTTCAAACAGCAAACGAGCTCATAG